A single genomic interval of Juglans regia cultivar Chandler chromosome 1, Walnut 2.0, whole genome shotgun sequence harbors:
- the LOC109012668 gene encoding probable mitochondrial import inner membrane translocase subunit TIM21 isoform X1, which produces MGACKYMSGLWRNKQLDGVRLLLEMRFWNYAQSRSVSHAMRPLQIDEAHRLGDEANQLLVLLKSGCERQHTLHTNDMIKDVLRANGIPALSDCIYRYPFHFKQTCGTNTMIPFFTRSFSSKASERPRQTGSNKQPGQTGSESKKEISTVEDPFDAPTYNIPQKPVTFVEGASYTAIILAGLGVAAAAGYAVFKELIFQPKEYKVFNKALKRIQDDSQVRVRIGSPITGYGQESRNRAARQRIPNKIWTDEDGVEHVEVNFYIRGPHGAGKVYCEMFKDQADKQWKYTYLIVEIKSPSPSQMILESYMPAYNVDNK; this is translated from the exons ATGG GAGCATGTAAGTACATGTCGGGGTTATGGAGGAACAAGCAGTTAGATGGGGTGAGGCTTCTGTTAGAAATGAGGTTTTGGAATTACGCCCAGAGTCGTTCAGTTTCGCATGCTATGCGGCCTTTGCAGATTGATGAGGCTCACCGGCTGGGCGACGAGGCCAATCAG TTGCTTGTTCTATTGAAGTCAGGTTGTGAAAGACAGCATACTCTTCACACAAACGACATGATTAAG GACGTACTGCGAGCTAATG GAATCCCTGCTCTAAGTGATTGTATTTATCGCTATCCATTTCACTTCAAACAAACCTGTGGGACAAACACCATGATTCCTTTCTTCACTAGATCCTTTTCATCAAAAGCTTCAGAGCGACCAAGACAAACAGGATCAAATAAGCAACCAGGACAAACTGGATCTGAG TCTAAAAAAGAGATATCAACTGTGGAGGATCCCTTTGATGCTCCCACATATAATATCCCACAGAAGCCAGTGACATTTGTAGAGGGGGCCTCCTACACTGCTATCATTCTTGCAGGGCTTGGAGTTGCAGCAGCAGCTGGATATGCTGTTTTCAAAGAGCTTATCTTTCAACCCAAAGA gTACAAGGTCTTTAACAAGGCTTTGAAAAGGATTCAGGATGACAGCCAG GTTAGGGTGAGGATTGGATCCCCAATTACTGGCTATGGTCAAGAAAGTAGAAATCGTGCTGCTCGCCAACGCATTCCGAACAAGATATGGACTGATGAAGATGGTGTGGAGCATGTAGAG GTTAATTTTTATATACGCGGACCGCATGGTGCGGGGAAAGTATACTGTGAGATGTTCAAGGACCAAGCAGACAAGCAGTGGAAGTATACATATTTGATTGTTGAGATCAAATCACCAAGCCCTTCACAAATGATTCTAGAGTCTTATATGCCGGCGTATAACGTGGACAACAAGTAG
- the LOC109012668 gene encoding probable mitochondrial import inner membrane translocase subunit TIM21 isoform X2 yields MGACKYMSGLWRNKQLDGVRLLLEMRFWNYAQSRSVSHAMRPLQIDEAHRLGDEANQSGCERQHTLHTNDMIKDVLRANGIPALSDCIYRYPFHFKQTCGTNTMIPFFTRSFSSKASERPRQTGSNKQPGQTGSESKKEISTVEDPFDAPTYNIPQKPVTFVEGASYTAIILAGLGVAAAAGYAVFKELIFQPKEYKVFNKALKRIQDDSQVRVRIGSPITGYGQESRNRAARQRIPNKIWTDEDGVEHVEVNFYIRGPHGAGKVYCEMFKDQADKQWKYTYLIVEIKSPSPSQMILESYMPAYNVDNK; encoded by the exons ATGG GAGCATGTAAGTACATGTCGGGGTTATGGAGGAACAAGCAGTTAGATGGGGTGAGGCTTCTGTTAGAAATGAGGTTTTGGAATTACGCCCAGAGTCGTTCAGTTTCGCATGCTATGCGGCCTTTGCAGATTGATGAGGCTCACCGGCTGGGCGACGAGGCCAATCAG TCAGGTTGTGAAAGACAGCATACTCTTCACACAAACGACATGATTAAG GACGTACTGCGAGCTAATG GAATCCCTGCTCTAAGTGATTGTATTTATCGCTATCCATTTCACTTCAAACAAACCTGTGGGACAAACACCATGATTCCTTTCTTCACTAGATCCTTTTCATCAAAAGCTTCAGAGCGACCAAGACAAACAGGATCAAATAAGCAACCAGGACAAACTGGATCTGAG TCTAAAAAAGAGATATCAACTGTGGAGGATCCCTTTGATGCTCCCACATATAATATCCCACAGAAGCCAGTGACATTTGTAGAGGGGGCCTCCTACACTGCTATCATTCTTGCAGGGCTTGGAGTTGCAGCAGCAGCTGGATATGCTGTTTTCAAAGAGCTTATCTTTCAACCCAAAGA gTACAAGGTCTTTAACAAGGCTTTGAAAAGGATTCAGGATGACAGCCAG GTTAGGGTGAGGATTGGATCCCCAATTACTGGCTATGGTCAAGAAAGTAGAAATCGTGCTGCTCGCCAACGCATTCCGAACAAGATATGGACTGATGAAGATGGTGTGGAGCATGTAGAG GTTAATTTTTATATACGCGGACCGCATGGTGCGGGGAAAGTATACTGTGAGATGTTCAAGGACCAAGCAGACAAGCAGTGGAAGTATACATATTTGATTGTTGAGATCAAATCACCAAGCCCTTCACAAATGATTCTAGAGTCTTATATGCCGGCGTATAACGTGGACAACAAGTAG